The sequence below is a genomic window from Mycobacteriales bacterium.
ACCGGCTTCGGTGATGCCCTCGTGCAGCAGCTGACCCGACGTGGACTCCTTGTAGGACAGCAGCAGATTGCGGTCGACCGCGTCGTAGCGCTGCCCGTGCGGCGAATAGATCTTCGCCGTCGGGAACAACGAGTCCATGCCGAAGGTGCGCGCCTCGTCCGGGATGATCGGCACGAACCGGCGGCCGAACTCCTTGTCCTTCATCAGGTCCTTGAGCAGCCGGACGAAGGCCATGGTCGTGGCCACCGCCTGCTTGCCCGATCCGCGCTTGAGGTCGGCGTACGCCGAGTGCTCGGGCACCTTGACCGCGCGGGGACGCACGATCCGCTTGGGGACGTAGCCGCCGAGCGCCGCCCGGCGCTCCTTCATGTAGCGGATCTCCTCGGACTGCTCGCCCGGGTGGTAGTACGGCGGCAGCTCGCCCTCGAGCTGCTCGTCGGAGATCGGCAGGTAGAGCCGGTCGCGGAACTCCTTCAGCTCGGCCTTGGTCAGCTTCTTCATCTGGTGCGTGGCGTTGCGGCCCTCGAAGTCGCTGCCCAGCGTCCAGCCCTTGATGGTGTGGGCCAGGATCACCGTCGGCTGGCCGACGTGCTCGCGGGCCGCCTTGAAGGCGCTGTAGACCTTGCGGTAGTCGTGCCCGCCGCGGGAGAGCCGGCGCAGGTCGTCGTCGGAAAGGTGCTCGACCATCTTGCGCAGCCGCGGGTCGGTGCCGAAGAAGTGCTCCCGCGTGTAGTCGCCCGGCTCGACCGAGTAGGACTGGAACTGCCCGTCGGGGGTCGTGTTCATCGCGTTGACGAGCACGCCGTCGACGTCCTGGGCCAGCAGCGGGTCCCAGTCGCGGCCCCAGATCACCTTGATGACGTTCCAGCCGGCGCCGCGGAAGTAGGCCTCGAGCTCCTGGATGATCTTGCCGTTACCGCGGACCGGGCCGTCGAGGCGCTGCAGGTTGCAGTTGATGACGAAGGTGAGGTTGTCCAGCTCCTCGCGGGCAGCGACGCCGATCGCGCCGAGCGCCTCGGGCTCGTCCATCTCCCCGTCACCGAGGAAGGCCCACACGTGGCTCCGGCTGGTGTCCTTGATCTGCCGGTTGAGCAGGTAACGGTTGAAGCGGGCCTGGTAGATCGCCTCGATGGGCCCCAGACCCATCGAGACGGTCGGAAACTCCCAGAAGTCGGGAATGAGCCGGGGGTGCGGGTAGCTCGGCAGCCCTCCGCCCGGATGCGAGAGCTCCTGCCGGAACCCGTCGAGCTGGGTCGAGGACAGCCGGCCCTCGAGGAACGCCCGGGCGTAGATGCCGGGCGAGGCGTGGCCCTGGAAGTAGATCTGGTCGCCCGACTCGCCGCCGTGGTCCTTGCCGCGGAAGAAGTGGTTGAACCCGACCTCGTAGAGGCTCGCCGAGGACGCGTATGTCGCGATGTGCCCGCCGACGCCCAGGTACTTGTTGGCCCGGGACACCATGATTGCGGCGTTCCACCGGATGTAGGCACGGATCCGGCGCTCGACGTATTCGTCGCCGGGGAACCACGGTTCGCGCTCGGGCGCGATGGTGTTGATGAAGTCGGTGCTACGCAGTGCCGGTACGCCGACCTGGCGCTCGCGGGCACGTTCCATCAACTTGAGCATCAGGTAGCGCGCCCGTCCCCGGCCCGCGACGTTGACCGCGGCGTCTAGGGAGGTAAGCCACTCCTGGGTCTCTTCGGGGTCGACATCAGGGAGCTGGCTGGGCAGGCCATCGGTGATGACACTGAAGCGCTCGGGGGTCACGGGTCGCGTTCTCCTCGTTGGGCTCGGCGGGGCTGCCACCTACTATCCTCGCCGACCCTGACGGCCCGGCGCGCGGTGCGTCCTCCGGCGTTCCGTACCCTGTGCGGACCCGACCGGACGAGTCTTGCGGACCGGAGCCCTCGAACCCGGCCCGGGCCGTAGTGTGTATCTGCTACGAGAAGCACCCGCAAACGACCCACTTTCAATCGATATTCG
It includes:
- the aceE gene encoding pyruvate dehydrogenase (acetyl-transferring), homodimeric type, with the translated sequence MTPERFSVITDGLPSQLPDVDPEETQEWLTSLDAAVNVAGRGRARYLMLKLMERARERQVGVPALRSTDFINTIAPEREPWFPGDEYVERRIRAYIRWNAAIMVSRANKYLGVGGHIATYASSASLYEVGFNHFFRGKDHGGESGDQIYFQGHASPGIYARAFLEGRLSSTQLDGFRQELSHPGGGLPSYPHPRLIPDFWEFPTVSMGLGPIEAIYQARFNRYLLNRQIKDTSRSHVWAFLGDGEMDEPEALGAIGVAAREELDNLTFVINCNLQRLDGPVRGNGKIIQELEAYFRGAGWNVIKVIWGRDWDPLLAQDVDGVLVNAMNTTPDGQFQSYSVEPGDYTREHFFGTDPRLRKMVEHLSDDDLRRLSRGGHDYRKVYSAFKAAREHVGQPTVILAHTIKGWTLGSDFEGRNATHQMKKLTKAELKEFRDRLYLPISDEQLEGELPPYYHPGEQSEEIRYMKERRAALGGYVPKRIVRPRAVKVPEHSAYADLKRGSGKQAVATTMAFVRLLKDLMKDKEFGRRFVPIIPDEARTFGMDSLFPTAKIYSPHGQRYDAVDRNLLLSYKESTSGQLLHEGITEAGAMGSFIAAGTSYATHSEPMIPIYIFYSMFGFQRTGDLMWAAGDQMTRGFLLGATAGRTTLTGEGLQHNDGHSHLLASTNPACVAYDPAYAFEIAHIVEDALRRMYGTSEEFPKGEDVFYYLTVYNEPMQQPAQPEDIDTEGILKGLYRFRAADSDGADDRPRAQVLASGVALPWALDAQRMLAEDWGVAADVWSATSWTELRRDALACDEWNLLHPGDDQRTPYVTSKLADTPGPVVAVSDWMRAVPDQIARWVPNPYASLGADGYGFSDTRGAARRHFHIDAPSIVLGVLTELARSGEVKREALSEAVERYQLLDVQAAGAGPTGGEN